TCCTTTTTTCCAAGTGTACGAATTATTAAACTTTATGTATAGTATTTGCTCATTGAATCGTGCGTTTAAAATGTTCTATTATTTTGTAACTTTGCTTGATTTCTTCTATCTGCATATATTTTTTCATATAATCAAAATCCACATTCCCTGATTTATTAACAGGTAATAATATTTTTTGCCGATTCATCCTTGATGCATTGAATTTATACCCATAGGCATATTTCTCCTTTTGTTTGAGTATTGCTTGTTTAAGAAACAAGTAAGTGTATTTGTTTCCTTTTTCTTTATCTTTCCAATGAAGACGTTTAACGTCATCAGAAAAAACAGCCTCATAAGGATGATAAAAGTTTTCTACAACAGATCCGTTATAATTTACACCCAATACATTACTATCTAAACTGGAGTTTCTGTTTTTTATGAAGTTAGTGATTCCATTGTTATTATCCGTCGCGCCGATAAATGCTATATTCCCATCTTCTTGGTTTGCTTTTGTAAGTCTTACACCGGATTCTATAGTCACAATATCTTCCAGCCAAAACGCTTTCCACTCTTTTTCATTAAGCGGACTGAATGTAGACTCGCAGGCTACTGTTAACCTATATATATAGGTTAACATTTTTTGAATCTTTTCTTTTTCCAGCCTTCGCATGAATTGACTCATATATTCCCAATGAGGATTTCCATTTTTATCAACAGGGAGAATAAACTTTTCATTCCTAATTCTTTTGTCATTTATTTCCCTATTAAATGAGTACTTTTCTTCCAATCTTTTAATAATAGTTGCCATAAACAAATAAACATATTTGTCTGTTTTATTCAGCGTCAAAGACGTTACATGGTCGCTTGCGATATACTCATATTCATGATAAAAACATGAGCCTACACTCCCACTATTGGCTACAGTAAGGTTGTTTTTAAACTTTCGTATATTCTCTTCATTGCCAATAAATTGATCAATGCCATTACTTAGAGATGTTGAGGATACATACGGATTATTTCCACATATATGATCATCTTTTTTTAACCTTTTACCTCTTTGGATTTTTCGAAATACGTCACTAAAGTTAAATTCTTTCCACTCAACACCTTCAAGTCCCACTAAATCAAAGGAAGCTTCGAGCATCTTTTGCTCATAATAAGATATAACTTTTTGCGCAATATCTTTTTCCTCTTGCTTGATATAATCTTCCATAAATTGCCAGTTGGGATTTCCAGAATTATCTACAGGTAATAATATTTTTGTTCTCTTTAGTCTTGAAAGCGTTGCTCCATTTCCACCCCAATTAAACTTCCGCATTTGTATTTTTAAAAGTGGAATTATAAACATTGCTACTGATTTATTAATGTAGTCGTTTTTTAATATTTGTATATTTTGCCCAGTAAAAAAATCATTGTTTTGATAAAATACCGTTTGTGTGTCTAATCCTATAGTTATAACATTCCCTTTGTTTTTCGAATACATAGAGGATTGATTATCAGTAATGAATGAATTAATTCCGTTTTGTATGTCACTACGAGTTATATATGGCACATCACCTATTTCTGTGTTGAGTTTATTTTTATCAATCCCGCTTTTAGTTGATGAGACCTCAAAAACTCCGTTCACTCCGCCTATAAAAAACTTATCCCACTCAACCTCACTGAGTGACAATCTACTTTGCATCATATTCTTCACCGTCTTCAGCCACCATCAACTCTTGAATGTTTTCTTCATTCTCTTTATCTTCGTCATCATCTTCAAGTCCAAAAAGATATCCCCTGCCATGGGTTATCATATTTACTTCAAAAGTAATATAGTCCGCTATTGTATTTCTAAATTCTTCCTCTGTCGGAATCTCATCATTGAAGTAATAAAAAGAGTGCAACCATTCATCATCAGACTCGATCGTTGTTTCAACGCAAAATTTAGTCTCCGCGTCTACACGGTCAAACCATACATCAAGTAAGTGCTGCTTTTTATCTTTTGCCGATGGGGTTTCCACAAGGCCTCTGTGCTTTGCAACTTCATATCCGTCATCTTCAAAGTTGATAAATTTACATGCCTTGTCCTTATGGTGCGGTATGCCTGCGGTAAAAACAGCAACGCAAGGGTTCGTGCCCACCCCGTAGAAGGTGTTTTTATTTAAAGTGATAACTCCTTCTAATGTATGGTGTTTTAAGATGTTTGACTTCGTTTCTTTTTCATATTTTGTTTTGCCGGTCATTGAAGACTGTGGAACAATAACCGCCACTCTGGCGCCTTCGACAAGAGAATCGAGCAAGTGTTCCGTAAAAGAAATTTCATAAAGGCTCGGATTGTCTTTGGATCCTTGGGAGTACGGAGGATTCATCATGCCCACAGTACAGCCTTTGAGTTGCAATTTTGCCGGATTTTGTTTTAAAAAGTCTTGATTTTCAAGATTGCTTTTGCCATCGCCTCTTAAGATCATGTTGGTTGTAGCAATGGTAAACATATAGGATTGGTCTTCTATGCCGAAAAGCTGATGTTTTCTGATATTATTTTTTTCGAATTCATCGTCTGTTTTTTGCAGCATATCATGCATGGCGGCTATTAAAAATCCTGCCGTTCCGCAGCACGGATCCATCACTTTATCATCCGGTTTTAAGTCAAGCAAGTCGCAAAACAGTTCTGTGATATGTCTGGGCGTTAAAATAATGCCCAGAGATTGGCCATCGCCACCGGAGTAGGACATGAATTCTCCGTAAAATCGTCCTAAATAATCCTCTCCGCTTTGGTGGAATCGAATGGATTGGAATATGCTTTTATATAAAAACTCTGTGTAGTGTCGATTGGGTGTTTTGCCTAAAGTGGTATTGATTTGGTTTATTTTTGTAGTGTCTTTGATAACAGAAAATTGATTTAACAATTTATCTCTTTTAACGTCCGGAGACACATTGGCTCGATTCAAATTATCTCTTATCGCTTCATAAATTTTTTGGCCGTCTGTTTTTTTAGAATCACCTGTTAGCATGTCAATAGAAAAATTTCCATATTCTATTTCTCTAAGCGCAAGTAAAATGCCGGATACAATCAACGGCTTGTCCTTAT
Above is a genomic segment from Negativicoccus succinicivorans containing:
- a CDS encoding restriction endonuclease subunit S translates to MMQSRLSLSEVEWDKFFIGGVNGVFEVSSTKSGIDKNKLNTEIGDVPYITRSDIQNGINSFITDNQSSMYSKNKGNVITIGLDTQTVFYQNNDFFTGQNIQILKNDYINKSVAMFIIPLLKIQMRKFNWGGNGATLSRLKRTKILLPVDNSGNPNWQFMEDYIKQEEKDIAQKVISYYEQKMLEASFDLVGLEGVEWKEFNFSDVFRKIQRGKRLKKDDHICGNNPYVSSTSLSNGIDQFIGNEENIRKFKNNLTVANSGSVGSCFYHEYEYIASDHVTSLTLNKTDKYVYLFMATIIKRLEEKYSFNREINDKRIRNEKFILPVDKNGNPHWEYMSQFMRRLEKEKIQKMLTYIYRLTVACESTFSPLNEKEWKAFWLEDIVTIESGVRLTKANQEDGNIAFIGATDNNNGITNFIKNRNSSLDSNVLGVNYNGSVVENFYHPYEAVFSDDVKRLHWKDKEKGNKYTYLFLKQAILKQKEKYAYGYKFNASRMNRQKILLPVNKSGNVDFDYMKKYMQIEEIKQSYKIIEHFKRTIQ
- a CDS encoding HsdM family class I SAM-dependent methyltransferase; translation: MKLKEKSTDLWVYDLLKEAELNLDAQGSTIKEIDDALKTASKRGTGKVGFPEYVGVVKDFIIVIEDKSSLSMHEKRTDEDILAEDTASICDYAVNGALFYGKHLIKNTSYTKVIAIGVSGTEKKHRISPLFLNDRMDYYELPEIETFISFNEDNIYEYYTKEILKENTDFEKETTEILKDAALLHEDLRNYGSIQDKDKPLIVSGILLALREIEYGNFSIDMLTGDSKKTDGQKIYEAIRDNLNRANVSPDVKRDKLLNQFSVIKDTTKINQINTTLGKTPNRHYTEFLYKSIFQSIRFHQSGEDYLGRFYGEFMSYSGGDGQSLGIILTPRHITELFCDLLDLKPDDKVMDPCCGTAGFLIAAMHDMLQKTDDEFEKNNIRKHQLFGIEDQSYMFTIATTNMILRGDGKSNLENQDFLKQNPAKLQLKGCTVGMMNPPYSQGSKDNPSLYEISFTEHLLDSLVEGARVAVIVPQSSMTGKTKYEKETKSNILKHHTLEGVITLNKNTFYGVGTNPCVAVFTAGIPHHKDKACKFINFEDDGYEVAKHRGLVETPSAKDKKQHLLDVWFDRVDAETKFCVETTIESDDEWLHSFYYFNDEIPTEEEFRNTIADYITFEVNMITHGRGYLFGLEDDDEDKENEENIQELMVAEDGEEYDAK